In a genomic window of Lacrimispora sp. BS-2:
- a CDS encoding plasmid pRiA4b ORF-3 family protein produces the protein MGAYQLKITIKGSKPPIWRRVLVPEGITFGKLHQMIQTAFCWSDEHLYEFEFRSEGVRVVPGKENWSQKFQYHLSDEIIDSLVSGTGKFTYTYGLDKNWELTIQVEDVVADYKETWAQVVKFKGDCIPENCGGIAGYYELLESGSKELKEYDMSAVNKLLNQGFDAASEEVHIADIYDCYDKSSILEIAKRHGMSGLSKFKKEELAERTIAHILDQKVMSRYFLCARNSEIKLFEQLAADDFQVPSFEVGEMDYLYAGGYVTAGPDNHFMIAEEVIKAYEEANTPEFKEERERFSTIGDYIRAANSLYAVTPPPVLLETFNKYEDKKLSLEELLHTHELLHSYRPGVRYIDGNLVDEALAEQKGVEELLQMQKKVPYYIPTQMEIRFMADNEGFLMTGELSRLSKFLTDEMNVPDERIPYLLRQVQAEISMGGQLQEVVDGIEAAGIMFESEEHLEKFTSIITDVWNHTRMVLNRGHKPYEMVMKGLETVSAQRKNPPKIYPNDPCTCGSGKKYKKCCGKRS, from the coding sequence ATGGGAGCATATCAACTGAAAATCACGATCAAAGGCAGCAAGCCGCCGATTTGGAGAAGGGTTCTGGTACCGGAAGGGATAACCTTTGGAAAGCTGCACCAGATGATTCAGACAGCATTCTGCTGGTCCGATGAGCACCTGTATGAATTTGAATTCCGTTCTGAAGGGGTTCGGGTAGTTCCGGGAAAAGAGAATTGGTCCCAGAAATTTCAATATCATTTAAGTGATGAAATCATTGACAGCCTGGTATCCGGTACGGGCAAATTTACATATACCTACGGCCTTGACAAAAACTGGGAATTAACCATCCAGGTAGAAGATGTGGTGGCTGATTATAAGGAAACCTGGGCTCAGGTTGTAAAATTTAAAGGAGATTGTATTCCGGAAAACTGCGGTGGCATCGCCGGATATTATGAACTTTTGGAGTCTGGTTCAAAAGAGCTGAAAGAATACGACATGTCTGCCGTCAATAAACTTCTGAATCAGGGTTTTGATGCTGCATCGGAAGAAGTTCATATAGCAGATATTTATGACTGCTATGATAAAAGCAGCATCCTTGAGATTGCAAAGAGACACGGTATGAGCGGGCTTTCCAAATTTAAAAAGGAAGAGCTGGCGGAACGGACCATAGCTCATATTCTGGATCAGAAGGTAATGAGCCGTTATTTCCTTTGCGCCCGTAATTCAGAAATAAAGTTATTTGAGCAATTGGCAGCAGATGATTTCCAGGTGCCATCCTTTGAAGTGGGAGAAATGGATTATCTTTACGCAGGAGGCTATGTAACTGCAGGACCTGATAATCATTTTATGATTGCTGAAGAGGTTATAAAAGCATATGAAGAGGCTAATACACCGGAATTTAAGGAAGAGCGTGAGCGGTTTAGCACAATCGGAGATTATATCCGTGCGGCCAATTCCCTCTATGCCGTTACTCCGCCGCCGGTTCTGCTGGAAACCTTTAATAAATATGAAGATAAGAAGCTTTCTCTGGAGGAACTGTTACATACCCATGAGCTTCTTCATTCATACCGTCCTGGGGTCAGGTATATTGATGGAAACCTTGTGGATGAGGCGCTGGCAGAGCAAAAGGGCGTTGAAGAATTGCTGCAGATGCAGAAAAAGGTTCCTTATTATATCCCTACCCAGATGGAAATCCGTTTCATGGCGGACAATGAGGGCTTTTTAATGACCGGAGAATTAAGCCGGCTGAGCAAATTCCTGACGGACGAAATGAACGTTCCGGATGAAAGGATTCCATATTTGCTGCGCCAGGTTCAGGCGGAGATCAGTATGGGAGGACAGCTTCAGGAAGTTGTGGATGGAATCGAGGCTGCCGGGATCATGTTTGAATCAGAAGAACATCTGGAAAAGTTCACGAGCATTATCACTGATGTATGGAATCATACAAGGATGGTGTTAAACAGAGGCCACAAGCCATATGAAATGGTAATGAAGGGCTTGGAGACAGTATCTGCCCAGCGCAAGAATCCTCCGAAAATCTATCCCAACGATCCTTGTACCTGCGGAAGCGGAAAAAAATATAAGAAATGCTGCGGAAAAAGAAGCTAG
- a CDS encoding phosphate ABC transporter substrate-binding protein yields the protein MKKNFVKAIALAGMAVLTMGTLAGCGSKNTETQAPDTKAEADTTSGTTTKEDTSANLKGSISMVGSTSMEKFATALSEVFMEKYPSVTVQAEFVGSGAGIEAVSNGSADIGNSSRNLKEEEKAKGVVENIVAIDGIAVVSDPANTVENLTKDQLINIYNGTTTNWKDLDGADQPIVVIGREAGSGTRTAFEELLKLEDACKYSNELDSTGAVMAKAASTPGSIGYVSLDVLDDTVKTLKLEDKEPTPENIKAGSYILSRPFVMATKGEISEQSDLVKALFDYIHSDEGKDLVKAVGLIPAN from the coding sequence ATGAAAAAAAACTTTGTTAAGGCAATTGCATTAGCTGGTATGGCAGTTCTAACAATGGGAACTTTAGCCGGCTGCGGCAGCAAAAATACTGAGACACAGGCTCCTGATACAAAAGCCGAGGCTGATACTACAAGCGGGACAACCACAAAAGAAGATACGTCTGCTAATTTAAAAGGCTCTATCAGCATGGTTGGTTCTACCTCTATGGAGAAATTCGCAACCGCTTTAAGTGAAGTGTTTATGGAAAAATATCCGAGTGTTACCGTACAGGCCGAATTTGTAGGATCCGGCGCAGGAATCGAGGCCGTCAGCAATGGTTCTGCAGATATCGGTAACTCTTCCCGTAATTTAAAAGAGGAAGAAAAAGCAAAGGGCGTTGTTGAAAATATCGTTGCAATCGACGGAATCGCCGTTGTCTCTGATCCGGCCAATACCGTTGAGAATTTAACAAAAGATCAGCTGATCAACATTTACAACGGCACAACTACTAACTGGAAGGACTTAGACGGAGCAGATCAGCCGATCGTTGTTATTGGACGTGAGGCCGGCTCCGGTACAAGAACTGCTTTTGAAGAGTTGTTAAAGTTGGAAGATGCCTGCAAATACAGCAATGAGCTGGACAGCACCGGTGCAGTTATGGCAAAGGCCGCTTCCACTCCAGGCTCCATTGGCTATGTTTCTCTGGACGTTCTAGATGACACCGTAAAAACTCTGAAACTGGAAGACAAAGAACCTACACCGGAAAACATCAAGGCAGGTTCCTACATCTTAAGCCGTCCCTTTGTTATGGCTACCAAAGGAGAAATATCAGAGCAGAGCGATCTGGTAAAAGCATTGTTTGACTATATCCATTCTGATGAAGGAAAGGATTTAGTAAAAGCCGTTGGTTTAATCCCGGCAAACTAA
- the pstC gene encoding phosphate ABC transporter permease subunit PstC: MRPKSYSIFGGHGNKSGVEHAAEVIFTVCGFFAVLAVASISLYMIISGTPALFKVGILDILFGTIWMPEAASPSFGILYVILTSIVGTALAILIGVPIGVMTAVFLAEVAPVRLTKIVRPAVELLAGIPSVIYGLLGILILNPLMYKLELKIFAGSDTHQFTGGANLISAVLVLALMILPTVINISETALRAVPQHLRSASLALGATKIQTIFNAVLPAAKSGIITAIVLGTGRAIGEAMAISLVSGSSVNIPLPFNSVRFLTTAIVSEMSYSAGLHKQVLFTIGLVLFAFIMLINITLNNLLKKGEESHD; the protein is encoded by the coding sequence ATGCGACCAAAGTCTTATTCCATATTTGGTGGCCACGGAAATAAATCAGGTGTTGAGCATGCTGCAGAGGTTATCTTTACTGTCTGCGGCTTCTTTGCCGTTTTGGCTGTGGCCTCTATCAGTCTGTACATGATCATAAGTGGTACGCCGGCACTTTTTAAGGTGGGAATTCTGGATATTCTCTTTGGAACCATCTGGATGCCGGAAGCCGCTTCCCCAAGCTTTGGCATTCTCTATGTTATTCTGACCTCCATCGTGGGTACGGCATTGGCGATTCTGATCGGCGTTCCCATTGGCGTTATGACTGCCGTTTTCCTGGCTGAGGTGGCGCCTGTTAGGCTTACCAAAATCGTACGCCCGGCAGTGGAGCTGTTAGCTGGTATCCCTTCTGTTATTTATGGTTTGCTTGGAATCCTGATTTTAAATCCTTTGATGTATAAACTGGAGTTAAAAATATTTGCAGGCTCTGACACCCACCAGTTTACCGGAGGCGCGAATCTGATTTCCGCTGTTTTGGTGCTGGCCTTAATGATTCTTCCTACGGTCATCAACATCAGCGAAACAGCACTCCGCGCTGTTCCCCAGCACCTTAGAAGCGCTTCCCTGGCACTTGGAGCTACTAAGATCCAGACGATTTTCAATGCAGTCCTTCCGGCAGCAAAGTCCGGTATTATTACCGCAATCGTCCTTGGAACAGGCCGAGCCATCGGTGAGGCAATGGCCATCAGCCTGGTGTCCGGCAGCTCGGTAAATATTCCTCTGCCCTTCAACTCGGTCCGTTTCCTCACCACTGCGATCGTATCGGAGATGTCATATTCCGCCGGACTTCACAAACAAGTGCTTTTTACCATAGGCCTTGTCCTGTTTGCTTTTATCATGCTCATTAACATTACTCTTAACAACCTGTTAAAGAAAGGAGAAGAAAGCCATGACTAA
- the pstA gene encoding phosphate ABC transporter permease PstA — MTNDILIPVQKDSAVIHSIYNRKNRISDSVLTVLIYLCASISILILIGIMGYVFVRGVPQISLEFLTTVPSTIRGTFGIAGNIVNTLYVVAITLLIATPLGIGAAIYLNEYAKGGKAIRIIEFTTETLAGIPSIIFGLFGYVFFGITLGLGYSILTGALTLSIMVLPLITRTTQEALKTVPESYRFGALGIGATKWYMIRTILLPSAMPGIVTGIILAIGRIVGESAALLFTAGSGYLLPKDFFGKILESGGTLTIQLYLCMQKAKYDQAFGIAVVLLVIVLAINGLAKYLSHKFNTEVKES, encoded by the coding sequence ATGACTAATGATATCCTTATTCCTGTTCAAAAAGATTCTGCAGTAATCCACAGCATTTATAACCGAAAAAACCGGATCTCCGATTCTGTCTTAACGGTTCTGATTTACTTGTGTGCTTCCATCTCCATTCTGATCCTGATCGGGATCATGGGCTATGTGTTTGTCCGCGGTGTTCCCCAGATCAGCCTGGAATTTCTGACCACTGTGCCAAGTACGATAAGAGGAACCTTTGGCATTGCGGGAAACATTGTAAACACCTTATATGTGGTGGCCATTACCCTGTTAATCGCCACTCCCCTGGGCATTGGCGCAGCCATTTACTTAAACGAATATGCAAAAGGCGGAAAAGCAATCCGCATCATCGAATTTACCACAGAGACCCTGGCAGGTATCCCCTCCATTATCTTCGGCCTTTTTGGCTATGTATTTTTCGGCATCACCCTGGGTCTTGGCTATTCCATTCTCACCGGTGCTCTGACCTTATCCATCATGGTTCTTCCTCTTATTACCAGGACCACCCAGGAAGCCTTAAAAACCGTTCCTGAGAGCTACCGCTTTGGCGCCCTGGGCATTGGTGCTACCAAATGGTACATGATCCGGACCATCCTGCTCCCCAGCGCCATGCCAGGCATTGTGACCGGAATCATTCTGGCCATTGGACGTATCGTGGGAGAGTCAGCTGCCCTTCTCTTTACAGCAGGAAGCGGCTATCTTCTTCCCAAGGACTTTTTCGGAAAGATACTTGAATCAGGCGGCACCCTGACGATTCAGCTTTACTTATGCATGCAGAAGGCCAAATATGATCAGGCCTTTGGAATTGCCGTTGTTCTTCTGGTCATCGTACTGGCAATAAACGGACTTGCAAAATATCTGTCTCATAAATTCAATACGGAGGTCAAAGAATCGTGA
- the pstB gene encoding phosphate ABC transporter ATP-binding protein PstB, with protein MNTNTVKISTNNLNLYYGTNHALKDVNLNLYTNKITAFIGPSGCGKSTYLKTLNRMNDLVPSVRIEGEVLLDEENIYDPRVDTTLLRKKIGMVFQQPNPFPMSIYDNIAYGPRIHGIKNKSELDDIVERSLKGAALWDEVSDRLKKSALGLSGGQQQRLCIARALAVEPEVLLMDEPTSALDPISTLKIEDLMDELKEKYTVAIVTHNMQQATRIADHTAFFLVGEVVEYTSTTELFTAPKDKRTEDYITGRFG; from the coding sequence GTGAATACCAATACAGTGAAAATTTCAACCAACAATTTAAATCTATACTATGGCACGAATCATGCCCTAAAAGATGTAAACTTAAATCTCTATACAAATAAAATTACGGCCTTTATCGGCCCTTCCGGATGTGGAAAATCCACCTACTTAAAAACGTTAAATCGAATGAATGACCTGGTTCCAAGCGTAAGAATAGAGGGAGAAGTTCTTTTAGACGAAGAAAACATCTATGATCCACGGGTCGACACTACCCTTTTACGCAAAAAAATCGGCATGGTATTTCAGCAGCCAAACCCATTTCCAATGAGTATCTATGACAATATAGCCTACGGCCCAAGAATTCACGGCATAAAGAATAAATCCGAGCTTGACGATATAGTGGAAAGAAGCTTAAAAGGGGCCGCTCTCTGGGATGAAGTATCTGACCGTTTAAAAAAATCAGCCCTCGGCCTATCCGGCGGCCAGCAGCAGCGCCTTTGTATCGCCCGCGCCCTGGCAGTTGAACCTGAGGTACTGCTTATGGATGAACCCACCTCTGCCTTAGACCCAATTTCCACCCTGAAAATCGAAGACCTGATGGATGAGTTAAAAGAAAAGTACACAGTTGCAATCGTCACCCACAACATGCAGCAGGCAACCCGGATTGCCGATCATACCGCCTTTTTCCTTGTAGGAGAGGTGGTGGAATACACTTCCACAACCGAGCTGTTCACTGCCCCTAAGGACAAAAGAACCGAAGACTACATCACAGGACGCTTCGGCTGA
- the phoU gene encoding phosphate signaling complex protein PhoU — protein sequence MTTRVNYEHELSLLNHDIKEMGRMVETSIEQCFVAFEDQDFEKAEDIIKGDRTINDLERSIEARCLSIILRQQPVAGDLRVVSSALKVVTDLERIGDHASDIAELILRIKGEHVYHVVRHIPSMATAAREMVRSSIEAFINQDLETAKQIEKQDDVVDELFDKVKNDVVDLLKQSSEHIDQCIDLLMVAKYLERIGDHAVNVCEWTEFSKTGALKNVRIL from the coding sequence ATGACAACGAGAGTTAATTATGAACATGAATTAAGCCTCTTAAACCATGACATAAAAGAAATGGGGCGTATGGTAGAAACTTCTATTGAACAATGCTTTGTAGCATTTGAGGACCAGGATTTTGAGAAGGCAGAGGATATCATTAAAGGAGACCGCACCATCAACGACTTAGAGCGTTCCATCGAGGCCCGCTGCCTTTCCATCATCTTACGCCAGCAGCCTGTTGCAGGAGATTTAAGAGTGGTTTCCAGTGCCTTAAAGGTGGTTACAGACTTAGAGCGTATCGGCGACCACGCTTCCGACATCGCCGAGCTCATCCTGCGCATAAAGGGCGAACACGTTTACCATGTAGTCCGCCACATACCCTCCATGGCCACCGCCGCCCGCGAAATGGTCCGCAGCTCCATCGAAGCCTTTATAAACCAGGATTTAGAAACTGCAAAGCAGATCGAAAAGCAGGATGATGTGGTTGATGAATTATTTGATAAGGTGAAAAATGACGTAGTTGATTTATTAAAACAATCCTCAGAGCATATTGATCAGTGTATTGATTTGTTAATGGTTGCAAAATATTTAGAGCGCATTGGAGATCATGCCGTAAATGTATGTGAGTGGACAGAGTTTTCCAAAACAGGAGCTTTGAAGAATGTACGGATATTGTAA
- the nagA gene encoding N-acetylglucosamine-6-phosphate deacetylase: MIIQSRRVWIAGQFIPAQLQVEDEKIKAVHEYGEMAADQDYGDDRIVPGFIDVHTHGAYGYDTNDGEPEGLREWMRRIPEEGVTSILPTTVTQMPDVLTKAVANVAAVAESGYEGAEILGIHFEGPYLDMTYKGAQPPEAIATASIAQFKEYQEAAKGMIKYITLAPEHDENFDLTRYCKDHGVVVSMGHSSATYEQALMGIANGATSMTHVYNGMTPYHHRNPGLVGTAFRVRDIFGEIICDGCHSHLAALNNYYTIKGRDHAILITDSLCPKHCAVGTDFQLGGHSIEIRENGLAYLKGTDTISGSTLKMNKGLKILVEDAMVPFDSALNSCTINPAKCLGVDDRKGRLVAGYDADFVVLRDDYEVVQTYCRGGAML, from the coding sequence ATGATAATACAGAGCAGACGGGTCTGGATTGCAGGACAATTCATCCCGGCACAGCTACAGGTGGAAGATGAAAAGATTAAGGCAGTCCATGAGTATGGTGAGATGGCGGCAGATCAGGATTATGGGGATGACAGGATTGTCCCGGGATTTATTGATGTCCATACCCATGGAGCTTATGGATATGATACCAATGACGGTGAACCGGAAGGGCTGCGGGAATGGATGAGGCGGATACCGGAAGAGGGAGTGACCTCTATCTTACCGACCACAGTGACCCAGATGCCGGATGTGCTGACTAAGGCGGTTGCCAACGTGGCAGCTGTGGCGGAAAGCGGATACGAAGGCGCGGAGATCCTTGGAATTCATTTTGAAGGGCCTTATCTGGATATGACATATAAGGGGGCTCAGCCGCCGGAGGCGATTGCGACCGCTTCTATTGCACAGTTTAAGGAGTATCAGGAAGCGGCAAAGGGTATGATTAAATATATTACACTTGCGCCGGAGCATGATGAAAATTTTGATTTGACAAGGTATTGTAAGGATCATGGTGTGGTAGTGAGTATGGGACACTCGTCTGCAACCTATGAGCAGGCCCTTATGGGGATCGCAAATGGGGCTACTTCTATGACTCATGTGTATAATGGCATGACACCTTATCATCACCGGAATCCGGGATTGGTAGGTACTGCTTTTAGGGTTAGGGATATATTTGGCGAGATTATTTGTGATGGGTGTCATTCTCATTTGGCGGCGCTTAATAATTATTATACGATTAAGGGCAGGGACCATGCGATTTTGATTACGGATTCTCTTTGTCCGAAACATTGTGCTGTTGGAACGGATTTTCAGTTGGGTGGTCATAGTATTGAGATTAGGGAGAATGGTCTGGCTTATTTGAAGGGGACGGATACGATTTCCGGTAGTACGCTGAAGATGAATAAGGGGCTGAAGATTTTGGTGGAGGACGCTATGGTGCCGTTTGATTCCGCGCTGAATTCCTGTACTATTAATCCTGCTAAGTGTTTGGGGGTGGATGATAGGAAGGGTAGACTGGTTGCGGGGTATGATGCGGATTTTGTTGTTCTCCGGGATGATTATGAGGTGGTTCAGACTTATTGTAGAGGTGGGGCGATGTTGTAA
- a CDS encoding HAMP domain-containing sensor histidine kinase, with protein MDIKLKNRHRISILLAVIVILTAASVMVGLYPFFKNESARYEEPVYGQDGFLKRLLSGNYVLYLEQAQYEQGSVISPFQFYFPLAEEELKNGMNNRAAASEGETEAVEGVDTVAAAGEEFSELPDQEERCEYLKELRQNCVREYESWSRNFNGIRNFVDYQILDENGKVLSDHAGGRSIGGSGEYTFTAELRYDDLGRMQAGAVNGDNTVRLLNTLGMLGDKDPMSDYYWEQFRYEADLKLKNPRNVTFAYGMRPQQIAAYEDERETVWNAYNYSGSVSRIFIGLVCAVAIAAFIFSFFDPGLPECSRILRTPLEVVAGVICGAVLFGTGLTNLVAVTNRGDLYDALMRANFLPLVAGIMIKLWNLMWWSIPFAIVYWAVLCVRDVIHIGLKRYIRERTLCGWFWQWVRNLCSKVYNFVGNINLQERSDRTIFRIVGVNFIILSVLCSLWFFGIGALILYSIILFIVMRKYYKDLSDKYQILLRTTNQIAEGNLEVSIEEDLSVFEPFKKEIQKIQSGFKVAVGEEVKSQKLKTDLISNMSHDLKTPLTAIITYVNLLRDDQATPEQRKAYIDILEQKSMRLKALIEDLFEISKANSNNVTLNLEDVDIVSLLKEVSLELSDKIEESTIDFRWNLPDEKIVLPLDSQKTYRIFDNLLTNIIKYAMPYTRAYIDMKKDGDYVVTTLKNVSAAELTFNPDEITERFVRGDQSRNTEGSGLGMAIAKSFVELQNGRLQIEVEADLFRVIIRWPISQD; from the coding sequence TTGGATATAAAATTGAAAAACAGGCATAGAATCAGCATACTTCTGGCGGTGATCGTAATTTTAACGGCGGCCTCGGTCATGGTGGGGCTTTATCCGTTTTTTAAAAATGAATCAGCCAGATATGAGGAGCCTGTTTATGGGCAGGATGGGTTCCTTAAGCGTCTGTTGTCAGGCAATTATGTGCTTTACCTGGAACAGGCCCAGTATGAACAGGGCAGTGTCATTTCTCCCTTCCAGTTCTATTTCCCCCTGGCAGAGGAAGAATTAAAGAATGGTATGAACAACCGGGCGGCGGCTTCGGAAGGAGAGACGGAAGCCGTGGAAGGAGTGGATACCGTTGCCGCTGCCGGGGAGGAATTCAGTGAATTGCCTGACCAGGAGGAGCGCTGTGAGTATTTAAAGGAGCTGCGTCAAAATTGTGTCCGGGAATATGAATCCTGGAGCCGGAATTTTAATGGCATAAGAAATTTCGTGGATTATCAGATCCTTGATGAGAACGGCAAGGTTTTGTCCGATCATGCAGGAGGCCGCTCCATTGGAGGAAGCGGTGAATATACATTTACGGCTGAACTTCGTTATGATGATCTGGGGCGTATGCAGGCCGGGGCAGTAAACGGAGATAATACGGTCAGGCTTTTGAATACCCTGGGGATGTTAGGAGACAAGGATCCCATGAGTGATTATTATTGGGAACAGTTTCGTTATGAGGCAGATTTAAAGCTGAAAAATCCAAGAAATGTTACCTTTGCTTATGGAATGAGGCCTCAGCAGATCGCTGCATACGAGGATGAGAGAGAGACTGTCTGGAATGCCTATAATTACTCAGGCAGTGTTTCCAGGATATTTATTGGCCTGGTCTGCGCTGTAGCGATTGCAGCCTTTATCTTTTCATTTTTTGACCCGGGCCTTCCGGAGTGCAGCAGGATTTTACGAACGCCTTTGGAAGTCGTTGCGGGAGTCATCTGCGGTGCCGTACTTTTCGGAACAGGGCTTACAAATCTTGTGGCAGTGACAAACCGGGGTGATTTATATGATGCTCTTATGCGGGCTAATTTCCTGCCTCTGGTGGCGGGTATTATGATAAAGCTCTGGAACCTGATGTGGTGGTCTATCCCCTTTGCCATCGTCTATTGGGCGGTTTTATGCGTGCGGGATGTCATTCATATCGGTCTGAAACGTTATATTCGTGAACGGACCTTATGCGGCTGGTTTTGGCAATGGGTGAGAAACCTTTGCAGTAAAGTTTATAATTTTGTAGGGAATATAAACCTTCAGGAACGGTCGGACCGGACTATTTTCCGGATCGTGGGAGTGAACTTTATTATTCTGTCTGTTCTCTGCAGCCTGTGGTTTTTTGGAATCGGCGCTTTGATCCTTTATTCTATCATTTTGTTTATTGTGATGAGAAAATATTACAAGGATCTAAGTGATAAATATCAGATCCTTTTAAGGACCACAAACCAGATCGCAGAGGGAAATCTGGAGGTTTCCATAGAAGAGGACTTAAGTGTGTTTGAGCCGTTTAAGAAGGAGATTCAGAAGATACAAAGCGGGTTTAAGGTGGCAGTGGGCGAAGAGGTAAAAAGCCAGAAGCTTAAAACGGATTTGATCAGCAATATGTCCCATGATCTGAAAACTCCTTTGACAGCCATTATAACTTATGTAAACCTTTTGCGGGATGACCAGGCGACACCGGAACAGAGGAAGGCTTATATTGATATACTGGAACAGAAATCAATGCGTTTGAAGGCGCTTATTGAGGACCTGTTTGAAATCAGCAAGGCTAACAGCAATAATGTGACACTGAATCTGGAGGATGTGGATATTGTCAGCCTGTTAAAGGAAGTCAGCCTGGAGCTTAGTGATAAAATAGAGGAATCTACCATTGATTTCAGATGGAATCTGCCGGATGAAAAGATCGTTCTTCCTCTGGACAGTCAGAAGACCTACCGAATATTTGATAATTTATTAACGAATATTATAAAATATGCAATGCCTTATACCAGGGCTTATATTGATATGAAGAAGGACGGAGACTATGTGGTCACTACTTTAAAGAATGTTTCGGCTGCAGAGCTTACCTTTAATCCGGATGAAATAACCGAAAGGTTTGTCAGGGGGGACCAATCACGGAACACGGAAGGCTCCGGACTTGGAATGGCGATTGCGAAAAGCTTTGTGGAGCTGCAAAACGGCAGGCTTCAGATAGAAGTGGAGGCAGATTTATTCCGGGTGATTATCCGGTGGCCTATTTCTCAGGATTGA
- a CDS encoding response regulator transcription factor, protein MEANHILLVEDDKEIREGIVIYLRSQGYEVFQAADGVEGLKILEKEEIHLAIVDVMMPRMDGITMTVKLRENYDFPVIILSAKSEEVDKIMGLNIGADDYVAKPFTPMELLARVNSQLRRYKKYMDMLEAKEQREKSNVYSIGGLELNEDTVEVNVDEKPVKLTPIEFKILALLMKNPGRVFSAEEIYERVWNERAINTDTIMVHVRKIREKIEINPKEPKYLKVVWGVGYKIEKQA, encoded by the coding sequence ATGGAAGCAAACCACATTTTATTGGTTGAGGATGATAAAGAGATCAGAGAGGGAATTGTGATATATTTAAGGAGCCAGGGATACGAGGTATTCCAGGCGGCGGACGGTGTGGAAGGCCTTAAGATTTTAGAGAAGGAAGAGATTCATCTGGCTATTGTGGATGTGATGATGCCCCGAATGGATGGCATTACCATGACCGTGAAATTAAGGGAAAACTATGATTTTCCTGTGATCATCCTGTCGGCAAAGTCTGAGGAGGTGGATAAGATCATGGGGCTTAATATTGGTGCCGATGATTATGTTGCAAAGCCATTTACCCCCATGGAGCTGTTGGCAAGGGTGAATTCCCAGCTCAGGCGTTATAAAAAATATATGGATATGCTGGAAGCAAAGGAGCAGAGGGAAAAAAGCAATGTGTATTCTATCGGAGGGCTGGAGTTAAATGAGGATACGGTGGAAGTGAACGTTGATGAAAAGCCGGTGAAGCTGACTCCCATTGAATTTAAGATATTGGCTCTTCTTATGAAAAATCCGGGAAGAGTGTTCTCCGCAGAAGAGATTTATGAGCGGGTCTGGAATGAACGGGCCATCAACACGGATACGATCATGGTTCATGTAAGGAAAATCAGGGAAAAGATCGAGATCAACCCGAAGGAGCCGAAATATTTAAAGGTGGTGTGGGGCGTTGGATATAAAATTGAAAAACAGGCATAG